A window of the Comamonas sp. Y33R10-2 genome harbors these coding sequences:
- a CDS encoding 3',5'-nucleoside bisphosphate phosphatase, giving the protein MPKTYLNADLHCHSVISDGTLTPEQLAQRAAARGVELWSLTDHDEVGGQHRAAAAAKAAGLDYLTGTEISVSYAGSSVHIVGLGFDADNAALTQGLYDTRNGRGPRAREMGRLLEEAGIPGAYEGALRYAGNPELISRTHFARFLVEAKVCSDTYDVFRRYLTEGKPGYVSHVWANLGDAVNWIIDAGGVAVIAHPARYDFSAMAEYALFSEFKKLGGQGVEVITGSHRPHEYVTYAEIAKEFGLAASRGSDFHSPQESQIDLGQLPYLPGHLTPVWELLQDRIQRA; this is encoded by the coding sequence GTGCCCAAAACCTATTTAAACGCCGACCTCCATTGCCACTCAGTGATCTCAGACGGCACGCTTACGCCTGAGCAATTAGCCCAGCGCGCCGCAGCGCGAGGGGTGGAACTATGGTCACTCACCGACCATGACGAGGTGGGCGGTCAGCACCGCGCAGCCGCTGCAGCCAAAGCTGCAGGCTTGGACTACCTCACGGGCACAGAAATTTCCGTCAGCTACGCGGGCAGTAGCGTGCATATCGTGGGTTTGGGCTTTGATGCCGACAACGCTGCCTTGACTCAAGGCCTGTACGACACCCGCAATGGCCGTGGCCCACGTGCCCGTGAAATGGGGCGACTACTTGAAGAGGCCGGTATTCCAGGTGCTTACGAGGGTGCTCTGCGCTACGCCGGCAACCCCGAGTTGATCTCGCGCACACACTTCGCACGATTTTTGGTGGAGGCCAAAGTTTGCAGCGATACCTATGACGTGTTTAGACGCTACCTGACCGAAGGCAAGCCCGGCTATGTCTCCCATGTCTGGGCCAATCTGGGCGATGCCGTCAATTGGATCATTGATGCTGGCGGCGTGGCTGTGATTGCCCACCCTGCACGTTATGACTTCAGCGCGATGGCGGAGTACGCGTTATTTTCCGAATTTAAAAAGCTGGGCGGCCAAGGTGTAGAAGTCATTACCGGCAGCCACCGCCCGCATGAATATGTGACCTATGCCGAGATCGCCAAAGAGTTCGGTCTGGCTGCATCGCGCGGCAGCGACTTTCACAGCCCACAAGAGTCTCAGATTGATCTGGGGCAACTGCCATATCTCCCCGGCCACCTTACCCCAGTGTGGGAGCTGCTGCAAGATCGCATTCAGCGTGCATGA
- a CDS encoding tryptophan--tRNA ligase, whose amino-acid sequence MSTTRFLTGITPSGTPHLGNYAGMMRPAIEASRDKKVENFYFLADYHALIKCQDPERVQRSTIEIAASWLAAGLDPEHVTFYRQSDIPEIPELTWFLTCVTGKGILNRAHAYKASVDKNHAAGTEPDDGVTAGLFMYPVLMGADILVFNANKVPVGRDQVQHLEMARDMASSFNHIYGGEYFALPEAVVEESVATLPGLDGRKMSKSYNNTIPLFATREQLKKLINGITTDSRAPGEPKEVEGSALFQIYQAFASAEETEALRQQYAAGIAWGDAKQALFDRIDREIAPMRERYEYLIAHPAELEEILQAGAIKARKLATPLLQQLRSAVGIRNLAQTSKAKIKTAKSALPQFKQYREADGQFYFKLVAADGQLLLQSQGFSAPKEAGQSIAQLQREGAAALAALKPRLQSLDGISDEQVTQALEQLQEAAQQ is encoded by the coding sequence ATGAGCACTACCCGTTTTCTGACCGGCATCACCCCCAGCGGCACCCCACACTTGGGCAACTACGCAGGCATGATGCGCCCAGCCATCGAAGCCAGCCGCGACAAAAAGGTAGAGAACTTCTACTTTCTGGCCGACTATCACGCCCTCATCAAGTGCCAGGACCCTGAGCGCGTGCAGCGCTCTACCATTGAGATCGCTGCCAGCTGGCTGGCGGCGGGTCTGGACCCTGAGCATGTCACTTTCTATCGCCAGTCGGACATCCCTGAAATTCCCGAACTGACATGGTTTCTGACCTGCGTGACTGGCAAGGGCATCTTGAACCGTGCCCATGCGTACAAGGCATCGGTAGACAAGAACCATGCCGCTGGCACCGAGCCAGATGACGGCGTGACCGCAGGTCTGTTCATGTACCCCGTGCTGATGGGCGCTGATATTTTGGTCTTCAACGCCAACAAAGTGCCCGTGGGCCGCGACCAAGTGCAGCACCTGGAGATGGCGCGCGATATGGCTTCGAGCTTTAACCACATCTACGGCGGCGAATACTTCGCCCTGCCCGAAGCGGTGGTGGAAGAAAGCGTTGCCACCCTGCCCGGGCTCGACGGCCGCAAGATGAGCAAAAGCTACAACAACACCATTCCGCTGTTCGCCACCCGCGAGCAGCTCAAGAAGCTCATCAACGGCATCACCACCGACTCGCGTGCTCCCGGCGAGCCCAAGGAAGTCGAAGGCTCGGCCCTGTTCCAGATCTATCAAGCCTTTGCCAGCGCCGAAGAAACCGAGGCCCTGCGCCAGCAGTACGCCGCAGGCATTGCCTGGGGCGATGCCAAGCAGGCCTTGTTCGATCGCATCGACCGCGAAATCGCCCCCATGCGCGAGCGTTATGAATACCTGATCGCCCACCCTGCTGAGCTGGAAGAAATTTTGCAAGCCGGCGCCATCAAGGCCCGCAAGCTGGCCACCCCTTTGTTGCAGCAACTGCGCAGCGCTGTGGGCATTCGCAACCTGGCGCAAACCAGCAAAGCCAAGATCAAGACCGCAAAGTCCGCCCTGCCCCAATTCAAGCAGTACCGCGAGGCCGATGGTCAGTTCTACTTCAAGCTAGTCGCGGCCGATGGCCAGTTGCTGCTGCAAAGCCAAGGCTTTAGTGCCCCCAAGGAAGCGGGCCAGAGCATTGCTCAGCTCCAGCGCGAAGGCGCAGCGGCACTGGCTGCGCTCAAACCGCGCCTGCAATCGCTGGACGGCATTAGTGACGAACAAGTGACTCAGGCACTGGAGCAGTTGCAAGAAGCCGCACAGCAGTAA
- a CDS encoding methyl-accepting chemotaxis protein, which yields MKLFQFTVAQKLWVLVIGLLASMLLLVAGSLAYSNRVNESVFSAAVQAQTAAEQAKEWRILTQMSMDRFTAAAMSTEENLVEHQYKLMGGLIASINALREKVLAQVHTDEAKQLMADVNKHRETLFAANKEVDQARRARDFERSQKLIEEQLNPAGQKYYAALDAYVQLQDRYRLQALADGDASRTKAYWVVAAACGLIMLLGLVTGVLIMRSITQPLMKAVELADAIADADLSVSTDHQRDDELGHLHRSLNVMAERLRTVVGQVRSGVESVSSASGQIATGNQDLSARTEQTAANLEETAASMEELTATVTQSADTARQANQLAATAAQAAEQGGQVVQRVVHSMGQITDSSRKIADIIGVIDSIAFQTNILALNAAVEAARAGEQGRGFAVVASEVRALAKRSADAAKEIKQLITTSVDNVQSGSQQVELAGKSMNEIVASVRRVSDLIGEITASSTEQRDGINQVNQAVTNLDQMTQQNAALVEESSAAAMSMQAQAQRLAEVVSVFNLGKGAVTAGAGAGAPALAPARMSARTAEPRMAAAKVTQPSNLQAAAAPKLVPALKKPQPLATTASEDDWEQF from the coding sequence ATGAAGTTGTTTCAATTCACCGTAGCTCAGAAGCTATGGGTGCTGGTGATCGGTCTTTTGGCGAGCATGTTGCTGCTGGTGGCGGGAAGTCTGGCCTATTCCAACCGTGTCAATGAAAGCGTTTTCTCGGCCGCAGTGCAGGCACAGACTGCTGCTGAACAGGCCAAAGAATGGCGCATCCTGACGCAAATGAGCATGGACCGCTTTACGGCGGCAGCCATGTCGACTGAGGAAAACCTGGTGGAGCATCAGTACAAGCTGATGGGAGGCCTGATCGCCAGCATCAATGCGCTGCGTGAAAAAGTGCTAGCGCAGGTACATACCGATGAAGCCAAGCAGTTGATGGCTGACGTCAACAAGCACCGCGAAACTTTGTTTGCTGCAAACAAAGAGGTGGATCAAGCCCGTCGTGCGCGTGATTTTGAGCGCTCTCAAAAACTGATTGAAGAGCAGCTCAACCCGGCTGGTCAGAAATATTACGCCGCCCTTGATGCCTATGTGCAGCTGCAGGATCGCTATCGCTTGCAGGCGCTGGCGGATGGAGATGCCAGCCGCACCAAAGCCTATTGGGTCGTTGCCGCAGCTTGCGGTTTGATCATGCTGCTGGGGCTGGTGACCGGCGTTCTCATCATGCGATCCATTACCCAGCCGTTGATGAAGGCGGTTGAACTGGCGGATGCCATTGCCGATGCTGACTTGAGCGTGAGTACCGATCATCAGCGCGATGACGAATTGGGTCATCTGCACCGCTCGCTCAACGTCATGGCTGAGCGCTTGCGTACCGTGGTGGGGCAAGTGCGCTCGGGTGTGGAATCCGTGTCTTCGGCCTCCGGCCAGATTGCCACGGGTAACCAGGATTTGTCAGCCCGTACCGAACAAACCGCCGCCAATCTGGAAGAAACCGCAGCCAGCATGGAAGAGCTGACCGCGACGGTTACGCAGTCTGCAGATACCGCTCGTCAAGCCAATCAACTGGCTGCCACAGCAGCGCAGGCAGCAGAGCAGGGCGGCCAAGTGGTGCAGCGAGTGGTGCACAGCATGGGCCAGATCACCGACAGCAGCCGCAAGATTGCCGACATCATTGGTGTGATTGACTCTATCGCTTTTCAGACCAATATCTTGGCGCTGAACGCGGCTGTTGAAGCGGCCCGCGCTGGTGAGCAAGGCCGAGGCTTTGCCGTAGTGGCCAGTGAAGTGAGAGCCTTGGCCAAGCGCAGTGCGGATGCGGCCAAGGAAATCAAGCAGCTCATCACCACCAGCGTGGACAACGTGCAGTCGGGCTCCCAGCAGGTGGAGCTGGCAGGCAAGAGCATGAACGAGATCGTGGCCAGCGTGCGCCGCGTTAGCGATCTGATTGGAGAGATCACGGCCTCGTCCACCGAGCAGCGTGATGGTATCAATCAGGTCAATCAGGCCGTTACCAACCTCGATCAGATGACGCAGCAGAACGCGGCGCTGGTAGAAGAGTCCAGTGCTGCTGCGATGTCCATGCAGGCGCAGGCTCAGCGTTTGGCTGAGGTGGTTTCTGTTTTCAATCTAGGCAAGGGCGCGGTAACTGCTGGTGCTGGTGCTGGCGCACCGGCGCTGGCTCCCGCCCGCATGTCTGCACGGACCGCCGAGCCGCGCATGGCTGCAGCCAAGGTGACCCAACCATCGAACCTGCAGGCAGCCGCTGCGCCCAAGCTAGTGCCTGCGCTGAAGAAGCCGCAGCCGCTTGCCACGACAGCTAGTGAAGATGACTGGGAGCAGTTTTAA
- a CDS encoding response regulator transcription factor, with protein sequence MRIAALDDDPLQLELLRQVATDAGHSCHTFLKGSALQQELRRESFDLLIVDWELPDTSGPDVVRWVREQVSKEMPIIFITHRSEEADIVEGLASGADDFMIKPVRVGELRARIASLLRRAYPMAAQSVLTFGPYRFITATNGIEMDGKPLEVTHREYTLALTLFQNWGRLLSRDHLREVVWGHNAEVQSRSLDTHVSRLRNLLNLRAGQPYAISAIYGYGYRLDAPETAEAQAPSAA encoded by the coding sequence ATGCGTATTGCCGCCCTAGATGACGATCCTCTGCAACTTGAGCTGTTGCGCCAAGTGGCCACCGATGCAGGCCATAGCTGCCACACCTTTCTGAAAGGCTCAGCGCTTCAGCAAGAGCTGCGCCGCGAGAGCTTTGACCTGCTCATCGTTGACTGGGAACTACCCGACACCAGCGGCCCCGATGTGGTGCGCTGGGTGCGCGAGCAGGTCAGCAAAGAGATGCCCATCATCTTCATCACCCACCGCAGCGAAGAGGCCGACATTGTGGAAGGTCTGGCCAGCGGTGCAGATGACTTCATGATCAAGCCCGTGCGCGTGGGCGAGTTGCGCGCGCGCATCGCCTCCTTGCTGCGCCGTGCCTACCCTATGGCGGCGCAAAGCGTGCTGACTTTCGGCCCCTACCGCTTCATCACGGCCACCAATGGCATTGAGATGGACGGCAAGCCCCTGGAAGTCACGCACCGTGAATACACGCTGGCGCTGACACTGTTTCAAAACTGGGGCCGCCTGCTCTCGCGCGATCATTTGCGCGAAGTCGTCTGGGGGCATAACGCCGAGGTGCAATCGCGCTCGCTGGATACCCATGTCTCGCGCCTGCGCAACTTGCTCAATCTGCGCGCTGGCCAGCCTTATGCCATTTCCGCTATTTATGGCTATGGCTACCGCTTGGATGCACCAGAAACCGCTGAGGCGCAAGCGCCCAGCGCTGCTTAA
- a CDS encoding methyl-accepting chemotaxis protein, protein MKLKQFSVSGKLWALVAGLLAGLLLLLGASLVYLDRVYVNVATEATRAQDAVTLASEWRHLSQKSLDHSIVAASSTDQLLMTQQRQQLAETQVQIAQVQEKLQAIIKDAASQQALDAVSEQRKKTRSSNAAAQAALDNSDYAGALEIVEKQLRPDAKNYIESQLKFVAMQDRLRFSAMEQAHAQQSRAYVMIGVASVVIVLLSIMAAVLILRSITVPLNEAVSLADTIAAGDLTASVRNDRHDELGRLLQSLNTMTERLRSVVGQVRVGVESVSSASGQIATGNQDLSARTEQTAANLEETAASMEELTATVTQSADTARQANQLAATAAQAAEQGGHVVQQVVQSMGQITDSSRKIADIIGVIDSIAFQTNILALNAAVEAARAGEQGRGFAVVASEVRALAKRSADAAKEIKQLITTSVDNVQSGSQQVELAGKSMNEIVASVRRVSDLIGEITASSTEQRDGINQVNQAVTNLDQMTQQNAALVEESSAAALSMQEQAERLAEVVSIFKLGHEGGYAKVAAPQRAANRAVPSMAPVKQRAAAMVNKPASKTAATPTALAARADDGDWETF, encoded by the coding sequence ATGAAATTGAAACAGTTTTCGGTATCGGGAAAGCTTTGGGCTTTGGTGGCAGGTTTGCTGGCGGGCTTGCTGCTGCTGTTGGGCGCAAGCCTTGTGTATCTAGATCGGGTGTACGTCAACGTTGCCACTGAAGCAACGCGAGCCCAAGATGCCGTGACATTGGCGAGCGAGTGGCGGCATTTGAGTCAAAAGAGTTTGGATCATTCAATCGTGGCCGCCTCTTCCACGGACCAGTTGCTGATGACGCAGCAGCGTCAGCAGCTGGCCGAGACTCAGGTGCAGATTGCCCAAGTTCAGGAAAAGCTTCAGGCCATCATTAAAGATGCGGCGTCTCAGCAAGCTTTGGATGCTGTGAGCGAGCAGCGAAAAAAGACGAGGAGTAGCAATGCAGCCGCTCAGGCTGCTTTGGATAACAGCGACTATGCGGGCGCTTTAGAGATTGTTGAAAAGCAGCTGCGCCCTGATGCGAAAAACTATATTGAATCGCAGCTGAAATTTGTGGCGATGCAAGACCGTCTTCGCTTTAGTGCGATGGAGCAGGCGCATGCGCAGCAGTCCAGAGCCTACGTAATGATTGGAGTGGCCAGCGTTGTGATTGTGTTGCTCAGCATCATGGCCGCTGTACTCATTCTTCGTTCCATTACGGTGCCTTTGAATGAGGCAGTGAGTCTGGCCGATACGATCGCTGCAGGGGATTTGACCGCCTCGGTTCGTAATGACCGTCACGACGAGTTGGGCCGCCTGCTTCAATCTTTGAACACCATGACTGAGCGCTTGCGCTCCGTGGTGGGGCAGGTCAGAGTCGGTGTGGAGTCCGTGTCTTCGGCCTCAGGTCAAATCGCAACGGGTAATCAAGACCTCTCCGCCCGTACTGAGCAGACGGCTGCGAATTTGGAAGAGACCGCCGCAAGCATGGAAGAGTTGACCGCGACGGTGACGCAGTCTGCTGATACCGCCCGTCAAGCCAATCAACTGGCGGCCACAGCAGCGCAAGCCGCTGAGCAGGGCGGTCATGTGGTGCAGCAAGTGGTGCAGAGCATGGGCCAGATCACGGACAGCAGCCGCAAGATTGCCGACATCATTGGTGTGATTGACTCTATTGCTTTTCAGACCAATATTTTGGCGCTGAACGCGGCCGTGGAAGCGGCCCGCGCTGGTGAGCAAGGTCGAGGTTTTGCCGTGGTGGCCAGCGAGGTGAGAGCTTTGGCCAAGCGCAGTGCTGATGCGGCCAAGGAAATCAAGCAGCTCATCACCACCAGCGTGGACAACGTGCAGTCGGGCTCCCAGCAGGTGGAGCTGGCAGGTAAGAGCATGAACGAGATCGTGGCCAGCGTGCGCCGTGTCAGCGACTTGATTGGTGAGATCACTGCCTCGTCCACCGAGCAGCGTGACGGTATCAATCAGGTAAATCAGGCCGTTACCAACCTCGATCAGATGACGCAGCAAAATGCGGCGCTGGTGGAGGAGTCGAGCGCGGCTGCGCTGTCCATGCAAGAGCAGGCAGAGCGTTTGGCCGAGGTGGTTTCCATCTTCAAGCTGGGCCATGAGGGCGGCTATGCCAAGGTGGCTGCACCCCAGCGCGCAGCAAATCGTGCTGTGCCATCCATGGCGCCCGTCAAGCAACGAGCTGCAGCGATGGTGAATAAGCCCGCCAGCAAGACTGCTGCTACGCCCACGGCACTGGCTGCAAGGGCTGATGACGGGGACTGGGAAACTTTTTAA
- a CDS encoding methyl-accepting chemotaxis protein produces the protein MTVSSRLVVAFLSIGVFVLALMGISWVVMTDVLTVLQSGSLTAKQSQELVAEVQHSRGWLLALGALACVSCVWSLFTLRRRIVEPLRKAILIAETVAAGDLSQEFSSDASGEFGRLLTALSTMEDTLTELVGRIQQSTDSLVVSAYEIDAGNVNLSSRTEQQVSALTETAASMEQLTITVRQNAERAHSASTLAVTASATAGRGGQVVNQVVDTMDAISGSSRKIVDIIQVIEGIAFQTNILALNAAVEAARAGEQGRGFAVVASEVRSLAGRSAEAAKQIKELITASVTQVNSGAGLVGQAGSTMQEIMQSVGQVTGLLGEISGALKEQSEGIAHVNTAVAHMDSTNQENAALVMQATQAAAALNARTQDLQNAVGAFRLDDAEPPALAPVTVMAAPRPAAMPQLSAHKKLASKRLSHDALR, from the coding sequence ATGACGGTAAGCAGTCGACTGGTGGTTGCGTTTTTGAGCATCGGCGTGTTCGTGCTGGCGCTAATGGGAATTTCTTGGGTGGTCATGACGGATGTGTTGACGGTGCTGCAATCCGGCTCGTTGACTGCCAAGCAGTCGCAAGAATTGGTGGCTGAAGTCCAGCACTCGCGTGGGTGGTTGCTGGCGCTGGGAGCTTTGGCATGTGTGTCCTGCGTATGGTCGCTGTTTACTCTGCGTCGCCGGATTGTGGAGCCTTTGCGCAAGGCAATTTTGATTGCTGAAACTGTGGCCGCTGGTGATTTGAGCCAAGAGTTTTCGTCTGATGCCAGTGGAGAGTTTGGCCGGTTGCTAACCGCGCTGAGCACCATGGAAGACACCTTGACTGAGCTGGTGGGGCGTATCCAGCAATCGACTGATTCGCTGGTTGTATCAGCCTATGAAATTGATGCCGGTAACGTCAACCTCTCTAGCCGCACTGAGCAGCAGGTCAGCGCCCTGACCGAGACGGCTGCGAGTATGGAACAACTCACCATCACGGTGCGCCAAAATGCCGAGCGCGCGCATTCCGCAAGTACGCTGGCTGTAACCGCATCGGCCACGGCTGGGCGTGGCGGTCAGGTTGTCAATCAGGTGGTGGACACCATGGATGCCATCAGCGGCAGTTCACGCAAGATTGTGGACATCATTCAGGTGATTGAAGGCATCGCTTTTCAGACCAATATTTTGGCGCTGAACGCTGCCGTGGAAGCGGCACGCGCAGGCGAGCAAGGCCGGGGTTTTGCGGTTGTTGCCAGCGAAGTACGCTCCTTAGCCGGTCGCAGCGCGGAAGCTGCAAAGCAGATCAAGGAGCTAATTACGGCGAGCGTGACGCAGGTGAATAGCGGCGCCGGTCTGGTGGGGCAAGCCGGGAGCACCATGCAAGAAATCATGCAGTCGGTCGGCCAAGTTACCGGTTTGCTGGGTGAAATCTCTGGCGCGCTCAAGGAGCAAAGCGAGGGGATTGCCCATGTGAACACCGCTGTGGCACACATGGATAGCACCAATCAGGAAAACGCTGCGCTGGTCATGCAAGCCACGCAGGCCGCTGCCGCGCTTAATGCGCGTACTCAGGATTTGCAGAATGCCGTGGGAGCATTCAGGCTTGATGACGCAGAGCCCCCAGCCTTGGCCCCTGTTACGGTGATGGCGGCCCCGCGCCCTGCGGCGATGCCACAGCTGTCAGCACATAAGAAGCTAGCCAGTAAGCGACTGAGTCACGATGCACTGCGATAA
- a CDS encoding FecR domain-containing protein — translation MPICPQSRFATLASLHGLGSGALWVTLAGLVAATASHAQITPKPRGGDVIAHRVVAGDTLEVLAARYLGDRTRWTALQSHNRVDNPFQLRPGSVLEIPTRLLRAATASVEFVQGDVRSSRSLSRLADSADAASAASQPVQKGQLLQEGDSLKVPANAFVSVRLVDGSLVRVQSESDIELRQMRRKGRAGSLQSILDLHEGAIEASVPKQTNGERRFEVRTLAASTSVRGTQFLVLTDSQGQTASAVDEGSVAVQAGQPSALLKHGQGLAVSSSGQLSQPTAMLAAPDTAAWPTLAEDANWVSLPLPVMPGAVRYQIQLATDKDLTQTVRGGVFTQSPARLTGVDDGNYIVAIRAIDAHGIPGARKVQALRVKAHPVPPLYESPAPDAIIGLGQHGLRCTQVTEASAYRIQVTDAAGNFAQPLLDAADLKDCSLPANELAKLPVGDYQWRVASIRTLSNGQIDLGPFAAPQKMKLANAPKSPDLQLDGSAGEGSRNIRWAGEEGQRFRIVVASEPSFEKPAIDTWVTQPQWSTQDLPAGSYYLQMQVEDSNGLRSNFSAARQFQTGNSVTSVEGQTLTSGDGSRLMRQ, via the coding sequence ATGCCTATTTGCCCTCAGTCCCGCTTTGCCACCCTCGCTTCGCTGCATGGTCTTGGCTCAGGTGCGCTCTGGGTAACCTTGGCCGGGTTAGTGGCAGCGACTGCAAGCCACGCTCAAATCACACCCAAGCCGCGCGGCGGCGACGTTATTGCCCACCGCGTAGTGGCTGGCGATACGCTGGAAGTATTGGCCGCCCGCTATTTGGGTGACCGCACGCGCTGGACAGCGCTGCAAAGCCACAACCGCGTGGACAACCCTTTTCAGCTACGCCCCGGCTCAGTGCTTGAAATTCCCACCCGATTGCTGCGCGCAGCCACAGCATCGGTGGAGTTTGTGCAGGGTGATGTGCGCAGCTCACGCTCTTTGAGTCGCTTGGCTGATTCCGCCGATGCGGCAAGCGCCGCTTCACAGCCTGTACAAAAAGGCCAGCTGCTGCAAGAGGGGGACTCGCTCAAGGTTCCAGCCAACGCTTTTGTGTCGGTTCGCTTGGTAGATGGCTCGCTGGTACGCGTGCAATCTGAGTCCGATATTGAGCTGCGCCAAATGCGCCGCAAAGGCCGCGCAGGCAGTTTGCAATCCATCTTGGACCTGCACGAAGGTGCGATTGAAGCCTCCGTGCCCAAACAAACCAATGGCGAGCGCCGCTTTGAAGTGCGCACCTTGGCGGCATCCACCAGCGTGCGCGGCACCCAGTTTTTGGTGCTGACCGATAGCCAAGGCCAAACAGCATCGGCGGTTGATGAGGGCTCGGTCGCTGTTCAGGCAGGCCAACCCTCAGCATTACTCAAACATGGCCAAGGCCTTGCTGTATCGAGCAGCGGCCAGTTAAGCCAACCCACAGCCATGCTCGCTGCGCCAGATACGGCAGCGTGGCCCACGCTTGCCGAAGACGCTAACTGGGTGAGCCTGCCTTTGCCGGTAATGCCCGGTGCGGTGCGCTATCAGATTCAACTAGCCACAGATAAAGACCTCACCCAAACCGTGCGCGGTGGCGTGTTCACCCAATCCCCAGCTCGTCTGACCGGGGTGGATGACGGCAACTACATTGTCGCCATTCGCGCCATCGATGCCCATGGCATCCCCGGCGCACGCAAAGTACAAGCGCTACGCGTTAAAGCGCACCCCGTGCCGCCACTTTATGAATCTCCCGCGCCGGATGCCATCATCGGTTTGGGCCAGCATGGCTTGCGGTGTACACAAGTCACTGAAGCATCGGCCTACCGAATTCAGGTGACAGATGCTGCAGGCAACTTTGCCCAGCCTTTGCTGGATGCCGCTGACCTCAAAGACTGCAGCTTGCCCGCCAATGAACTGGCCAAGCTCCCCGTAGGCGATTACCAATGGCGAGTCGCCAGCATTCGCACGCTGAGCAATGGTCAGATCGATTTAGGCCCATTTGCTGCCCCTCAAAAAATGAAGCTGGCCAACGCGCCTAAGTCGCCCGATCTACAACTAGATGGAAGCGCAGGTGAAGGTAGCCGCAACATTCGCTGGGCTGGCGAAGAAGGCCAGCGCTTTCGCATCGTCGTGGCAAGCGAGCCCAGCTTCGAAAAACCAGCCATTGATACCTGGGTGACTCAGCCGCAATGGAGCACACAAGACTTGCCTGCTGGCTCTTACTACCTGCAAATGCAAGTGGAAGATAGCAACGGACTGCGCAGTAATTTCTCGGCTGCGCGTCAGTTTCAAACCGGTAATTCGGTGACCTCGGTCGAGGGGCAGACACTGACGTCCGGTGATGGATCACGTCTGATGCGCCAGTAA
- a CDS encoding L-threonylcarbamoyladenylate synthase, which yields MTTVFEVYPDNPQPRIIKQAADMLRKGAIFAVPTDSSYALVCHLDDKNAVDRLRRIRQINDKHHLTLLCRDLSELANYARVDNRQYRLLKLATPGPYTFILEASKEVPKRLSHPSRKTIGLRVPDRKGLQLLLEELGEPLLATTLIAPGETEPLNDADAILERFPHELDAVVDSGACPREPTTVLDLTPMSMNNPPTLVRQGLGSLESLGLQTA from the coding sequence ATGACCACCGTTTTTGAAGTCTATCCAGATAACCCGCAGCCGCGCATCATCAAGCAAGCTGCCGACATGCTGCGCAAAGGTGCCATCTTCGCCGTACCCACCGACTCCAGCTACGCACTGGTCTGCCACCTGGATGACAAAAATGCTGTGGACCGGCTGCGCCGCATTCGCCAGATCAACGACAAGCACCACCTCACGCTGCTGTGCCGGGATCTGTCCGAGCTGGCCAACTACGCGCGCGTGGATAACCGCCAGTACCGCCTACTGAAACTGGCCACACCCGGGCCGTACACGTTTATTCTCGAAGCCAGCAAAGAAGTGCCCAAACGCCTGAGCCACCCGTCCCGCAAGACGATTGGCCTGCGCGTGCCAGACCGCAAAGGGCTGCAACTGCTGCTGGAAGAACTAGGCGAGCCTTTACTGGCCACCACGCTGATCGCCCCCGGTGAGACTGAGCCACTGAACGATGCGGACGCCATTTTGGAGCGCTTCCCACACGAACTGGATGCGGTGGTGGACTCTGGCGCTTGCCCGCGTGAACCCACCACAGTGCTGGACCTGACCCCCATGTCCATGAACAACCCGCCCACCCTGGTGCGGCAAGGATTGGGCAGCTTGGAAAGCTTGGGGCTGCAGACAGCCTGA